Proteins encoded in a region of the Roseateles sp. SL47 genome:
- the mraZ gene encoding division/cell wall cluster transcriptional repressor MraZ codes for MANVVFQGASALALDAKGRLTVPARHREVLQALCNGELTLTKHPEGCLMVFPRPAWEQFRDRVAALPMSAAGWKRVFLGNAQDVEIDSAARVLVAPELRAAAGLQKDVMLLGMGSHFELWDAQAYAAHEAAVMQSELPDALKDFSF; via the coding sequence GTGGCGAATGTCGTGTTTCAAGGGGCGAGTGCCTTGGCGTTGGACGCCAAGGGGCGCTTGACCGTCCCTGCACGGCACCGCGAAGTCCTGCAAGCACTGTGCAACGGTGAGCTCACGCTCACCAAGCACCCGGAAGGCTGCCTCATGGTCTTCCCCCGTCCAGCCTGGGAGCAATTCCGCGATCGTGTGGCCGCACTGCCCATGTCCGCCGCCGGCTGGAAGCGTGTGTTTCTGGGCAATGCGCAGGATGTCGAGATCGACTCCGCCGCCCGCGTGCTCGTCGCCCCCGAGCTCCGCGCGGCCGCAGGCCTCCAGAAAGACGTCATGCTGCTCGGGATGGGCAGCCACTTTGAACTGTGGGACGCGCAAGCCTATGCCGCCCACGAAGCCGCCGTCATGCAGTCCGAACTGCCGGATGCGCTCAAGGATTTCAGCTTCTGA
- a CDS encoding MBL fold metallo-hydrolase, translating into MGASVVVGASASASSAGYRRDADGKFHNAAVEPKQGFWKTLGLFWDVMFRKPAGTMPTTGQAVPVQPITQAQLLAAPDRTLFRLGHSTVLLKLQGRFWLTDPVFSERASPFSFAGPKRFHAPPMALSDLPELEAVILSHDHYDHLDEATVKALAPKVRHFLTPLGVGQRLIDWGVPAEKVQQLDWWQATTVSGVTLTATPAQHFSGRSLWDRNSTLWASWVIEDAGLRIFFSGDTGYFDGFKAIGERFGGFDLTLMETGAYDARWPYVHMQPEQTLQAHLDLRGRRLMPIHNGTFDLAMHRWQDPFERIQALARLRSVELVTPIMGAPVDIHQPAATDAWWQAPV; encoded by the coding sequence ATGGGCGCATCAGTGGTCGTTGGAGCGTCGGCCAGCGCTTCGTCAGCCGGTTACCGCCGCGACGCCGATGGCAAGTTCCACAACGCTGCCGTCGAGCCCAAGCAGGGCTTCTGGAAGACCCTGGGGCTGTTCTGGGATGTGATGTTCCGCAAGCCCGCTGGCACCATGCCCACCACCGGGCAGGCGGTCCCGGTCCAGCCCATCACCCAGGCCCAGTTGCTGGCCGCGCCGGACCGCACGCTGTTTCGCCTGGGTCATTCCACCGTGCTGCTGAAGCTGCAAGGCCGCTTCTGGCTGACGGATCCGGTGTTCTCCGAGCGGGCTTCGCCGTTCTCCTTCGCTGGCCCCAAGCGCTTCCATGCACCACCGATGGCGCTGTCGGACCTGCCGGAACTGGAGGCGGTGATCCTGTCCCATGACCACTACGACCATCTGGACGAAGCCACCGTCAAGGCGCTGGCGCCCAAGGTGCGGCATTTCCTGACGCCGTTGGGGGTGGGCCAGCGCTTGATCGACTGGGGTGTGCCGGCCGAGAAGGTGCAGCAACTGGACTGGTGGCAGGCCACGACCGTCTCCGGTGTGACCCTGACCGCCACCCCGGCTCAGCATTTCTCCGGCCGCAGCCTGTGGGACCGCAACAGCACGTTGTGGGCCTCGTGGGTCATTGAAGACGCCGGCCTGCGTATTTTCTTCAGCGGGGACACCGGCTATTTCGACGGCTTCAAGGCCATCGGCGAGCGCTTCGGCGGTTTCGACCTGACGTTGATGGAAACCGGCGCCTACGACGCCCGCTGGCCCTATGTCCACATGCAGCCGGAGCAGACGCTGCAAGCCCACCTGGATCTGCGTGGCCGCCGCCTGATGCCCATCCACAACGGCACCTTCGACCTGGCCATGCACCGCTGGCAGGACCCGTTCGAGCGTATCCAGGCGCTGGCGCGGCTGCGGTCGGTGGAACTGGTGACGCCCATCATGGGCGCCCCTGTGGACATCCATCAGCCGGCCGCCACGGACGCATGGTGGCAGGCGCCCGTCTGA
- a CDS encoding TetR/AcrR family transcriptional regulator has translation MCPDLPLSASNTAPAPASASGSAAGDASPLRLTDRKRQAIVDAAIAEFREYGFEVANMDRIAARAQVSKRTVYNHFSGKDALFEAIVERLWSSTKDDVEVPYQPTQPLRPQLMALIQKKLGMMNDEQFINLARVLIAEAIHTPERAREMLARLGSREEGVTVWVRAAVEDGRLNAPDPVFASAQLQALVKGFAFWPQITMGQPHLTEAEQQRVAASTADLFLRSYAAARETSP, from the coding sequence ATGTGCCCCGACCTGCCCCTGTCCGCTTCCAACACCGCCCCCGCCCCCGCCTCCGCCTCCGGCTCTGCGGCCGGGGACGCGAGCCCGCTTCGCCTGACCGACCGCAAGCGGCAAGCCATCGTGGACGCGGCCATTGCCGAGTTCCGGGAATACGGCTTTGAGGTGGCCAACATGGACCGGATCGCGGCCCGGGCGCAGGTCTCCAAGCGCACCGTCTACAACCACTTCTCCGGCAAGGACGCTCTGTTCGAAGCCATCGTGGAGCGGCTCTGGTCTTCCACCAAGGACGATGTGGAAGTGCCCTATCAACCCACGCAGCCGCTCCGGCCGCAGTTGATGGCGCTGATCCAGAAAAAGCTGGGGATGATGAATGACGAGCAGTTCATCAACCTCGCGCGGGTGCTGATTGCGGAGGCCATCCACACCCCGGAGCGGGCGCGCGAGATGCTGGCCCGGCTGGGCAGCCGGGAAGAAGGGGTCACCGTCTGGGTGCGGGCTGCCGTCGAGGATGGGCGCTTGAATGCGCCCGATCCGGTCTTTGCGTCCGCCCAACTTCAGGCGCTGGTAAAGGGCTTTGCCTTCTGGCCGCAGATCACCATGGGGCAGCCGCATCTGACTGAAGCGGAGCAGCAACGGGTGGCGGCCTCCACCGCCGACCTGTTCCTGCGCAGCTACGCGGCGGCGCGCGAGACCAGCCCGTGA
- a CDS encoding carbonic anhydrase, which yields MLSIAGGRRWLSALIAVCTALPLAMGALPRAHAQAEESPEQLRQRLAERLKEDISSSTKQGAGAKGAKDGKETKDKDDRPRRGAGKSTTLPSVAVAASAARPEPHWSYTGENGPDRWGQLLPEWRQCAIGTRQSPIDIRDTIRVDQEAIRFDYHASRFSVVDNGHTIQVNVSSGNFIEIMGRRFELQQFHFHRPSEERINGRQYDMVAHLVHKDADGRLAVIAVLLERGQDQPLIQTIWNYLPLERGESYDAPVTIDLGQLLPKDKAYFTYMGSLTVPPCSEGVLWMVLRQPVQLSTQQISIFSRLYPMNARPLQAGSGRLIKESN from the coding sequence ATGTTGTCCATTGCTGGTGGCCGTCGCTGGCTGTCTGCCCTGATTGCTGTCTGCACAGCGCTACCCCTGGCGATGGGCGCGCTGCCCCGTGCGCATGCCCAGGCGGAAGAATCGCCGGAGCAACTCCGCCAACGGCTCGCCGAGCGTCTGAAAGAGGACATCAGCAGCAGCACCAAGCAGGGTGCAGGCGCCAAGGGTGCCAAGGACGGCAAGGAGACCAAGGACAAGGACGACCGCCCGCGTCGCGGCGCTGGCAAGTCCACCACGCTGCCGTCCGTCGCCGTGGCCGCCTCGGCCGCTCGGCCGGAGCCGCATTGGTCCTACACCGGTGAGAATGGCCCGGACCGCTGGGGCCAGCTGTTGCCTGAATGGCGTCAATGCGCCATTGGGACCCGGCAAAGCCCGATCGACATCCGCGACACCATCCGGGTGGACCAGGAAGCCATCCGGTTCGACTATCACGCCAGCCGGTTCTCCGTGGTGGACAACGGGCACACCATCCAAGTCAACGTGTCGTCCGGCAACTTCATCGAGATCATGGGGCGTCGCTTTGAACTGCAGCAGTTCCACTTCCACCGCCCCAGCGAAGAACGCATCAACGGCCGTCAATACGACATGGTGGCCCACCTGGTGCACAAGGACGCCGACGGCCGGCTGGCCGTGATCGCCGTGCTGCTGGAGCGGGGGCAGGACCAGCCGCTGATCCAGACCATCTGGAACTATCTGCCGCTGGAGCGCGGCGAGAGCTACGACGCACCCGTCACCATCGACCTGGGCCAACTGCTGCCCAAGGACAAGGCCTACTTCACCTACATGGGCTCATTGACCGTGCCGCCCTGCAGCGAAGGCGTGTTGTGGATGGTGCTTCGCCAACCGGTGCAACTCTCCACCCAACAGATTTCCATCTTCTCGCGGCTCTATCCGATGAATGCCCGCCCGTTGCAGGCGGGGTCCGGCCGGTTGATCAAAGAGTCCAACTGA
- a CDS encoding multidrug effflux MFS transporter yields the protein MNPQASQLWRAPRWALSILLAALATVGPFSIDTFLPAFSGIAHALDATPVEMQQTLSGYLLGFAVMNLFHGALSDSFGRRPVVLAGMAVFTLASVGCALAGSIGQLVFWRVVQGLSAGAGVVVSRAIIRDMFPPSEAQRVMSQVTIFFGLAPAIAPMIGGFLFAHADWHAIFWFLSLVGALLFVSNWRLLPETLHKDHKQPFNVRALMRGYASLFSSRRFLLLTLASGIPFNGMFLYVLAAPVFLGEHLGLAPTQFFIFFLFTIGGIMGGAWLSGRLAGRIPPSRQIRHGFLVMVSTSLLNIAGNLLLPLSAWWSFPLIGGFAFGWALMVPVVTLMVLDQAPERRGMASSLQACVGSAANGLVAGVLVPLVMHSTLVLALASTGLLCIGLGAWVWIRREML from the coding sequence ATGAATCCACAAGCCAGCCAACTTTGGCGCGCCCCCCGCTGGGCGCTTTCCATCCTTCTGGCGGCATTGGCCACCGTGGGGCCGTTTTCCATCGATACCTTCCTGCCTGCCTTCTCCGGCATTGCGCATGCCCTGGATGCAACACCGGTGGAAATGCAGCAGACGCTGTCCGGTTATCTGCTTGGCTTTGCGGTGATGAACCTGTTCCACGGCGCGCTGTCCGACAGCTTCGGGCGCCGCCCGGTGGTGCTGGCCGGCATGGCGGTGTTCACGCTTGCATCGGTGGGTTGCGCGCTGGCGGGCAGCATCGGCCAGTTGGTGTTCTGGCGGGTGGTGCAGGGCCTGTCGGCCGGCGCAGGGGTGGTGGTGTCTCGCGCCATCATCCGTGACATGTTCCCGCCTTCCGAGGCGCAGCGTGTCATGTCCCAGGTGACGATCTTCTTCGGCCTCGCGCCCGCCATCGCACCGATGATCGGTGGTTTCTTGTTTGCACATGCCGACTGGCACGCCATCTTCTGGTTCCTCAGCCTGGTGGGTGCGCTGCTGTTCGTCTCCAACTGGCGGCTGCTGCCGGAAACCCTGCACAAGGATCACAAGCAGCCGTTCAACGTGCGGGCGCTGATGCGGGGTTATGCCAGCTTGTTCAGCAGCCGGCGCTTCCTGCTTCTCACGCTGGCCAGCGGCATTCCGTTTAATGGCATGTTCCTCTATGTGCTGGCGGCACCGGTGTTCCTCGGTGAGCATCTGGGCCTGGCGCCGACGCAGTTCTTCATCTTCTTCCTCTTCACCATCGGCGGCATCATGGGTGGGGCCTGGCTCAGCGGACGGCTGGCGGGACGCATTCCCCCCAGCCGTCAGATCCGCCATGGCTTTCTGGTGATGGTGTCCACCTCGCTGCTCAACATTGCGGGCAACCTGCTGTTGCCGCTGAGTGCCTGGTGGAGTTTTCCGCTGATCGGCGGCTTCGCCTTCGGCTGGGCGCTGATGGTGCCGGTGGTGACCTTGATGGTGCTGGACCAGGCGCCGGAACGGCGCGGCATGGCGTCGTCGCTGCAGGCGTGTGTGGGCAGCGCGGCGAACGGGCTGGTGGCCGGTGTGCTGGTGCCGTTGGTGATGCATTCCACGCTGGTGCTGGCGCTGGCCTCCACCGGCTTGTTGTGCATCGGGCTGGGCGCCTGGGTCTGGATCCGGCGCGAGATGCTCTGA
- a CDS encoding Gfo/Idh/MocA family protein, whose translation MIGLGVMGQRMLARLAGHGRLRVTRVWDENPEVMAQALGHYPLLRAASSAQALMQEPGLHGVYIATPPDSHMPLTAQAFDAGLAVLCEKPLTTDFEAAKAAISRIQREQQRAAVNYSLASSTGLAALQLAFGVGARRTLGTLQEVRIEARFSTWPRPWQSGAGRWLAQRGEGGFTREVLSHFVFVLQRVLGPAEVIASRVTWPDDGVSAETGLEAELVAAGVPVTIRAGIGGEKVDDNRMWWRATEGEVELKDWFGVTQQRQGERVQSLGDADMLRMTGMNDQLNHWSAMLEGRSHSLPGFAEALAVQRTIERLLLGVG comes from the coding sequence GTGATTGGACTTGGCGTGATGGGTCAGCGGATGCTGGCGCGTCTGGCCGGTCACGGCCGTCTGCGGGTGACCCGTGTCTGGGACGAGAACCCGGAGGTGATGGCACAGGCCCTGGGGCATTACCCGCTGTTGCGGGCCGCGAGCAGTGCGCAGGCGCTGATGCAGGAGCCGGGGCTGCATGGGGTGTACATCGCCACGCCGCCCGACTCCCACATGCCGCTGACGGCGCAGGCATTTGATGCTGGGCTGGCGGTGCTGTGCGAGAAGCCGTTGACCACGGATTTCGAGGCGGCCAAAGCCGCGATTTCGCGCATCCAGCGCGAGCAGCAGCGGGCTGCGGTGAACTATTCATTGGCGTCCTCCACTGGGCTGGCGGCATTGCAGCTGGCGTTTGGTGTGGGGGCTCGCCGCACGCTGGGCACGCTGCAGGAAGTGCGGATCGAAGCCCGGTTTTCCACCTGGCCGCGCCCCTGGCAGAGTGGCGCAGGCCGTTGGCTGGCGCAGCGAGGGGAAGGCGGGTTCACACGTGAGGTGTTGTCTCACTTCGTGTTTGTGCTGCAGCGGGTGCTGGGCCCGGCGGAGGTGATCGCCAGCCGGGTGACCTGGCCGGACGATGGCGTGAGCGCCGAGACAGGCCTGGAAGCCGAATTGGTGGCCGCCGGAGTGCCGGTGACCATCCGCGCCGGCATCGGCGGCGAGAAGGTCGACGACAACCGCATGTGGTGGCGCGCCACCGAAGGCGAAGTGGAACTGAAGGACTGGTTCGGCGTGACGCAGCAGCGGCAGGGCGAACGTGTGCAAAGCCTGGGCGATGCGGACATGCTGCGCATGACCGGCATGAATGATCAGCTCAACCATTGGTCGGCGATGCTGGAAGGCCGCTCACACAGCCTGCCAGGGTTTGCGGAAGCGCTGGCCGTGCAGCGGACGATCGAGCGCTTGTTGCTGGGCGTGGGCTGA
- the cysK gene encoding cysteine synthase A, whose product MKADNVLATIGRTPHIRLQRLFADRSAEVWIKSERSNPGGSIKDRIALAMVEDAEARGLLKAGGTIIEPTSGNTGVGLAMVAAVKGYQLVLVMPDSMSVERRRLMLAYGASFDLTPREKGMKGAIARAEELAAQTPGAWIPQQFENGANVDVHVRTTAQEILEDFPEGLDVLITGVGTGGHITGCARVLKKAWPQLKVFAVEPAASPVISGGAPSPHPIQGIGAGFIPKNLDTELLDGVIQVEAEEAREFARRSAREEGVLVGISSGATLAAIAKKLPELGDKPRVLGFNYDTGERYLSVEGFLPT is encoded by the coding sequence ATGAAAGCAGACAACGTCCTGGCCACCATCGGCCGCACGCCCCACATCCGCCTCCAGCGCCTTTTTGCTGATCGTTCTGCGGAGGTCTGGATCAAATCCGAGCGCAGCAACCCCGGCGGTTCCATCAAGGACCGCATCGCACTGGCGATGGTGGAAGACGCGGAAGCACGCGGCCTGCTCAAGGCTGGCGGCACCATCATCGAGCCGACCTCTGGCAATACCGGCGTGGGTCTGGCCATGGTGGCGGCGGTGAAGGGCTACCAGTTGGTGCTGGTGATGCCGGACAGCATGTCCGTCGAACGCCGCCGGCTGATGCTGGCCTATGGCGCCAGTTTTGACCTGACCCCGCGTGAGAAGGGCATGAAGGGCGCGATTGCGCGGGCAGAAGAGCTGGCCGCCCAGACGCCTGGCGCCTGGATCCCGCAGCAATTCGAAAACGGTGCCAATGTCGATGTGCATGTGCGCACCACGGCCCAGGAGATTCTGGAAGATTTCCCCGAGGGCCTGGACGTGCTGATCACCGGCGTGGGGACGGGCGGCCACATCACCGGGTGTGCGCGGGTGCTGAAAAAGGCCTGGCCCCAGCTCAAGGTGTTTGCCGTTGAACCAGCGGCGTCTCCCGTCATCAGTGGTGGCGCACCGAGCCCGCATCCGATCCAGGGCATTGGCGCCGGCTTCATCCCGAAGAACCTGGACACCGAACTGCTGGACGGAGTGATCCAGGTGGAAGCCGAAGAGGCCCGGGAATTCGCTCGCCGCAGCGCACGTGAAGAAGGGGTGCTGGTGGGCATCTCCAGTGGTGCCACCTTGGCGGCGATCGCCAAGAAGCTGCCGGAGCTGGGCGACAAGCCCCGGGTGCTGGGCTTCAATTACGACACGGGTGAGCGCTACCTGTCGGTGGAAGGCTTCCTGCCGACGTGA
- a CDS encoding GNAT family N-acetyltransferase: MQIVALDPRSQAAQSLLAQFDASMVSSSQREGERLGSLPGSQAPPSPSPASAPAQELFLGVWLAEWLAGCGAVQVVKDDPSEPYGEIKRMFVHPQFRGRGLSKALMEQLEAHLRAKGIPLVRLEAGAHQAEALALYERMGYDRREPFGPHATDPGVVFMEKRLTS, encoded by the coding sequence ATGCAGATCGTAGCCCTTGACCCCCGCAGCCAGGCGGCCCAATCCCTGCTGGCGCAGTTCGATGCCTCGATGGTGTCGTCTTCCCAGCGGGAAGGTGAGCGTTTGGGCTCATTGCCGGGGTCTCAGGCGCCTCCATCCCCTTCGCCTGCATCAGCGCCTGCCCAGGAGCTTTTCCTGGGTGTCTGGCTGGCGGAATGGCTGGCCGGTTGTGGCGCTGTGCAGGTGGTGAAGGACGACCCGTCCGAACCCTATGGGGAGATCAAGCGGATGTTTGTCCATCCGCAGTTCCGGGGGCGGGGTTTGTCCAAGGCGCTGATGGAACAGCTCGAAGCGCATTTGCGTGCCAAAGGCATCCCGCTGGTGCGGCTGGAGGCCGGCGCGCACCAGGCCGAAGCGCTGGCGCTGTATGAACGCATGGGCTATGACCGGCGCGAGCCGTTCGGGCCACATGCCACCGATCCGGGGGTGGTCTTCATGGAAAAGCGGTTGACCAGCTGA